In one Nocardia tengchongensis genomic region, the following are encoded:
- a CDS encoding ABC transporter ATP-binding protein: protein MTAASGPAVRVDGVVKRYGETTAVDGISFDIERAQVLALLGPNGAGKTTTTEMCEGFVSPDAGAVRVLGLDPIADSDQLRARIGVMLQGGGAYPGSKAGEMLDLVASYSANPLDPAWLLDTLGLKDARRTPYRRLSGGQQQRLALACALVGRPEIVFLDEPTAGLDAQARHLVWELIDALRRDGVSVLLTTHMMDEAEQLADQLVIIDHGRVVAQGTPAEVTSHGAEGRLAFTAPPKLDLSLLQAALPEGFSPRETAPGSYLLQGDITPQVLATMTAWCARIDVLPSDIRIDQRRLEDVFLELTGRELRG from the coding sequence GTGACCGCAGCTTCCGGACCCGCCGTACGCGTCGACGGCGTGGTGAAACGCTACGGCGAGACCACCGCGGTCGACGGCATCAGCTTCGACATCGAACGCGCACAGGTACTGGCCCTGCTCGGACCCAACGGGGCCGGCAAGACCACCACCACCGAAATGTGCGAGGGCTTCGTCTCCCCCGACGCCGGCGCTGTGCGCGTGCTGGGACTGGATCCGATCGCCGACTCCGATCAGCTGCGGGCGCGCATCGGCGTGATGCTCCAAGGCGGCGGCGCGTACCCGGGATCCAAGGCCGGGGAGATGCTCGACCTGGTCGCCTCCTATTCGGCGAACCCGCTCGATCCCGCGTGGCTGCTGGACACGCTCGGACTGAAAGACGCCCGGCGGACACCGTATCGACGGCTCTCCGGCGGGCAGCAGCAACGGCTCGCGCTGGCGTGCGCACTCGTCGGGCGGCCCGAGATCGTGTTCCTCGACGAACCGACCGCCGGATTGGACGCCCAGGCTCGGCACCTGGTGTGGGAGCTCATCGACGCGCTGCGCCGCGACGGGGTCAGCGTGCTGCTCACCACCCACATGATGGACGAAGCCGAACAACTCGCCGACCAGCTGGTCATCATCGACCACGGGCGGGTCGTCGCCCAGGGCACGCCCGCCGAGGTCACCTCGCACGGCGCCGAGGGCCGGCTGGCCTTCACCGCGCCGCCCAAACTCGACCTGTCGCTGCTGCAGGCCGCGCTGCCGGAAGGGTTCAGCCCGCGCGAGACCGCGCCCGGCTCCTACCTGCTGCAAGGCGACATCACCCCGCAGGTGCTGGCCACCATGACCGCGTGGTGCGCGCGAATCGACGTGCTGCCCAGCGACATTCGCATCGACCAGCGCCGGCTGGAAGACGTGTTCCTCGAACTGACCGGGCGGGAGCTGCGCGGGTGA
- a CDS encoding trans-aconitate 2-methyltransferase, giving the protein MPDLIDDAHLEQTAVVANSAMNRDRRLPAYRRELGFDPVAWLAARPGPQRWLDVGCGSALALFEAAEHLPGNTRITGLDLVGYFRGTPKPGVELVTGSVLSWSPDSPIDLITSVHAIHYVGDKLAALTRMSSWLAPDGRLALNFDATSLRDANGGPLGRRFSTALRRNGFTYTSRTHRLTRTGHAIPAWSFSYLGADPLAGPNYTGQEAVSSHYASEGWEFESPRAHFERPPSANSRD; this is encoded by the coding sequence GTGCCCGACCTGATCGACGACGCCCACCTGGAACAGACTGCGGTAGTGGCGAACTCCGCCATGAATCGCGACCGCCGCCTGCCCGCCTACCGCCGCGAACTCGGCTTCGACCCCGTCGCCTGGCTGGCCGCCCGACCCGGGCCGCAACGCTGGCTCGATGTCGGATGCGGCAGCGCCCTCGCCCTTTTCGAGGCCGCAGAGCACCTTCCCGGCAACACCCGGATCACGGGCCTGGATCTGGTCGGCTACTTCCGCGGCACACCGAAGCCCGGCGTCGAGCTCGTGACCGGCTCGGTCCTGTCCTGGTCCCCGGACTCCCCCATCGACCTCATCACCAGCGTCCACGCCATCCACTACGTCGGCGACAAACTCGCGGCCCTGACCCGCATGTCGTCCTGGCTGGCGCCTGACGGCCGGCTGGCCCTGAACTTCGACGCCACCTCACTTCGCGACGCGAACGGCGGACCCCTGGGCCGCAGGTTCTCAACGGCCTTGCGCCGCAACGGCTTCACCTACACGTCGCGAACGCACCGCCTGACCCGAACCGGCCATGCAATTCCGGCGTGGAGCTTCAGCTACCTGGGTGCGGACCCCCTCGCGGGCCCGAACTACACCGGCCAAGAAGCCGTAAGCTCCCACTACGCATCAGAAGGTTGGGAGTTCGAGTCTCCCCGGGCGCACTTCGAAAGGCCCCCATCAGCGAATTCGCGAGATTAG
- a CDS encoding TetR/AcrR family transcriptional regulator translates to MPTGVAIRDAREQLFDAAERILLRDGPSGLTSRSVTAEAGCAKGVLHRHFADFDGFLAELVEDRVVRVERLGADLRDKAGGGTVADNLSEALAGVFETVAVAVVSLVIYRDALRARLRERRPNGIPLLTEATESIAGYLAEEARIGRITAGADTALLARTLIGSGHLIFADRAAPRPTPDAVHSMVTAVLGATVADRPPRRRRTKVSQRDQP, encoded by the coding sequence GTGCCCACCGGGGTCGCCATTCGGGACGCACGCGAGCAGCTGTTCGACGCGGCCGAGCGAATTCTGTTGCGGGACGGGCCCAGCGGGCTGACGAGCCGCTCGGTGACCGCCGAGGCGGGGTGCGCGAAAGGGGTGCTGCACCGGCATTTCGCCGACTTCGACGGATTCCTCGCCGAACTGGTCGAGGATCGCGTCGTCCGGGTCGAGCGGCTGGGCGCGGACTTACGAGACAAGGCCGGGGGCGGGACCGTCGCGGACAATCTCAGCGAAGCGTTGGCCGGGGTGTTCGAGACCGTCGCGGTGGCCGTCGTCAGCCTGGTCATCTACCGGGACGCGCTGCGGGCCCGCCTGCGCGAGCGTCGCCCGAACGGGATTCCACTCTTGACCGAGGCGACGGAATCCATCGCCGGATACCTCGCCGAGGAAGCGCGGATCGGACGCATCACCGCCGGTGCCGACACCGCGCTGCTGGCTCGCACGCTGATCGGCTCGGGGCACCTGATCTTCGCGGACCGCGCTGCGCCGCGGCCGACGCCCGACGCGGTGCACAGCATGGTGACGGCCGTTCTGGGCGCGACCGTGGCGGACCGACCGCCGAGACGGCGAAGGACGAAAGTCTCACAGCGAGATCAGCCTTGA
- a CDS encoding helix-turn-helix domain-containing protein, translating to MSLDRGERLKNARKRAGLTQLELAERCPDVSLSQLRRIERGEYEPRLYALRQLAVALRVRTADLAEGQDAEYADAETEALWEPVRRALVGHADAADSTVSGADVRTDLEDLRGMLGTHRYGEVAALLPMVLRDAEDVEDQGRTIRSRVLNLTGWMLTQCRQFDTAEATLNRAIDAAEDRIDAAAAANTLAWVMLRQGRIADAREFAIRWADEIEPPRFSRATTAELSTWGRMWLYVANISVRNNEDGEAEDAMNLARAAAARIGREVYTDASTVRTFGPITVAHIAAEGHAIAGRPEMTLSIAERTPPATLQPVASSRLRHRLDVAHAHAQLGQFPEAIAEMQTVRNVAPEWLVQQQYGRDILTKVIIKRRTLTPETRELANQIRLEL from the coding sequence ATGAGCTTGGACCGTGGGGAACGGTTGAAGAATGCCCGCAAGCGTGCAGGGCTGACCCAACTCGAATTGGCAGAGCGATGCCCCGATGTATCACTGTCCCAGCTGCGCCGGATCGAACGCGGGGAATACGAGCCGCGGCTATACGCACTGCGGCAACTCGCGGTAGCGCTGCGGGTCCGCACGGCTGATCTCGCCGAGGGGCAAGACGCCGAATACGCCGACGCCGAAACCGAAGCGCTCTGGGAGCCCGTGCGCCGCGCGCTCGTTGGCCACGCCGACGCGGCCGATAGCACCGTGTCGGGCGCGGACGTCCGGACCGATCTGGAGGACCTGCGCGGGATGCTCGGAACCCACCGCTACGGCGAGGTGGCCGCGCTGCTGCCGATGGTTCTGCGCGACGCCGAGGACGTGGAGGATCAGGGGCGAACGATCCGGTCCCGCGTTCTCAACCTCACGGGTTGGATGCTCACGCAGTGCCGGCAATTCGACACAGCGGAAGCGACGCTGAATAGGGCGATCGACGCGGCCGAGGACCGCATAGATGCGGCGGCCGCCGCGAACACCCTGGCGTGGGTCATGCTGCGGCAAGGTCGGATTGCCGATGCGCGGGAATTTGCGATCCGATGGGCCGACGAGATAGAGCCGCCCCGTTTCTCCCGGGCCACCACCGCGGAGCTGTCGACGTGGGGCCGCATGTGGCTGTACGTCGCGAACATCAGCGTCCGGAACAACGAGGACGGGGAGGCCGAAGACGCGATGAATCTGGCGCGCGCTGCGGCGGCGCGGATCGGTCGCGAGGTCTACACCGACGCATCGACTGTGAGAACCTTCGGACCGATCACGGTGGCGCACATCGCCGCCGAGGGTCACGCGATTGCGGGCCGCCCCGAAATGACGCTCTCGATTGCCGAGCGCACACCGCCGGCCACGCTGCAGCCGGTTGCGTCGAGCCGGCTGAGGCATCGCCTCGACGTGGCCCACGCCCACGCTCAACTCGGCCAGTTTCCCGAGGCCATCGCGGAAATGCAGACTGTGCGGAACGTTGCACCGGAATGGCTTGTGCAACAGCAGTATGGGCGGGACATCCTGACCAAGGTCATCATCAAGCGGCGCACCTTGACGCCGGAAACGCGCGAGTTGGCGAACCAGATTCGCCTGGAGCTGTAG
- a CDS encoding limonene-1,2-epoxide hydrolase family protein, with product MSPAEVVTALCAEWLTGTPESIAEFFTEDAVYHNIPMQPFVGKAAILEFLRGFIGAFGGIEFTVHHQAVTGNVVLNERTDRFSLGDNKIELPVTGVFEVRDGRIAAWRDYFDMAPFAALQQGA from the coding sequence CTGTCCCCCGCCGAGGTCGTCACCGCGCTGTGCGCCGAATGGCTCACCGGCACACCGGAATCGATCGCCGAGTTCTTCACCGAGGACGCCGTCTACCACAACATTCCGATGCAGCCGTTCGTCGGCAAGGCCGCCATCCTGGAGTTCCTGCGCGGGTTCATCGGGGCCTTCGGCGGCATCGAGTTCACCGTGCACCACCAGGCCGTCACCGGCAATGTCGTGCTCAACGAGCGCACCGACCGATTCAGTCTGGGCGACAACAAGATCGAGCTGCCCGTGACGGGAGTGTTCGAGGTGCGCGACGGGCGGATCGCGGCGTGGCGCGACTACTTCGACATGGCTCCGTTCGCCGCGCTGCAGCAGGGCGCGTAG
- the nagB gene encoding glucosamine-6-phosphate deaminase, whose product MELVITDNAAEAGVLAGRIMADHVRRGARAIGLATGSSPLGAYRELIRQHREEGLSFAGVQAYLLDEYIGLPPGHPQSYRQFIRDEFTAHVDFADADVHCPDGNAADIPAAAAAYERAIAESGPIAVQILGIGANGHLGFNEPGSSLRSRTRVKTLTPKTREDNARFFDDDLTQVPTHVLTQGLGTISDAGHLLMVATGEGKAEAVAAAVEGPVSAFCPASILQMHPHVTVIVDPAAAANLKAVDYYRFAVANKPAWQSF is encoded by the coding sequence ATGGAACTCGTGATCACCGACAACGCGGCCGAGGCCGGAGTACTGGCGGGCCGCATCATGGCCGACCACGTGCGCCGGGGAGCTCGCGCCATCGGACTGGCCACGGGGTCCTCACCGCTGGGCGCGTACCGGGAGCTCATCCGGCAGCACCGGGAGGAAGGCCTGAGTTTCGCCGGGGTACAGGCGTACCTGCTCGACGAGTACATCGGCCTGCCTCCGGGACACCCCCAGTCCTACCGGCAGTTCATCCGCGACGAATTCACCGCACACGTCGACTTCGCCGATGCCGACGTGCACTGCCCCGACGGCAATGCCGCCGACATCCCGGCCGCCGCGGCCGCGTACGAGCGCGCCATCGCCGAGAGCGGACCCATCGCGGTGCAGATCCTGGGGATCGGCGCCAACGGTCACCTCGGCTTCAACGAGCCGGGATCCTCGCTGCGCTCGCGCACCCGCGTGAAGACGCTGACCCCGAAGACCCGCGAGGACAATGCCCGTTTCTTCGACGACGATCTCACCCAGGTGCCCACGCACGTGCTGACGCAGGGGCTCGGAACCATCAGCGACGCAGGGCATCTGCTGATGGTCGCGACCGGCGAGGGCAAGGCCGAGGCGGTCGCCGCCGCCGTGGAGGGCCCGGTGTCGGCGTTCTGCCCGGCGTCGATTCTGCAGATGCATCCGCACGTCACCGTCATCGTCGACCCGGCGGCCGCCGCGAACCTGAAAGCGGTCGACTACTACCGCTTCGCGGTCGCGAACAAGCCCGCCTGGCAGAGTTTCTGA
- a CDS encoding class I SAM-dependent methyltransferase has translation MVTLPSAGSESADQSPHRHRQVAESFGIDTARYDRTRPPYPVALIEAVLAASPGKQVLDVGCGTGIEARQFRDAGCVVLGVEPDPRMAAFARDTGIDVEIGTFEQWEPAGRSFDAVISGTAWHWIDPVAGAAQAARVLRPQGRLAAFWHVPQMPPEVVAPFAAVFRKFLPDSPTALVADRPALELYQAIMTTVADGIRAAGDFTEPEQWRFDWRRTYSRAEWLDQIPTHGSLTQASPEVLAAVTDGIGAAIDELGGAFTIDYATMAVTASRLVG, from the coding sequence ATGGTCACTCTACCGTCCGCAGGGTCGGAATCCGCCGATCAGAGTCCCCATCGACACCGGCAGGTCGCCGAATCCTTCGGTATCGACACCGCCCGCTACGATCGCACCCGCCCGCCCTATCCTGTCGCCCTGATCGAGGCCGTCCTTGCCGCGAGCCCGGGAAAGCAGGTGCTCGACGTCGGCTGCGGGACCGGCATCGAGGCCCGCCAGTTCCGCGACGCCGGCTGCGTGGTGCTCGGGGTGGAGCCGGATCCGCGCATGGCGGCCTTCGCCCGCGATACCGGAATCGATGTCGAAATAGGCACTTTCGAGCAGTGGGAGCCGGCCGGGCGCAGCTTCGACGCGGTCATCTCCGGAACCGCGTGGCACTGGATCGATCCCGTCGCGGGCGCGGCACAGGCGGCACGGGTGTTGCGGCCCCAGGGCCGCCTGGCCGCGTTCTGGCATGTCCCGCAGATGCCCCCCGAGGTGGTCGCCCCGTTTGCCGCCGTGTTCCGGAAGTTCCTGCCGGACTCGCCGACCGCACTGGTAGCCGACCGCCCGGCCCTGGAGCTGTACCAGGCGATCATGACCACAGTCGCCGACGGAATTCGTGCCGCAGGCGACTTCACCGAACCGGAGCAGTGGCGATTCGATTGGCGGCGTACCTATTCCCGCGCGGAATGGCTCGACCAGATCCCCACCCATGGCTCGCTCACCCAGGCGTCGCCGGAGGTCCTCGCGGCCGTCACCGACGGTATCGGCGCGGCCATCGACGAGCTGGGTGGCGCCTTCACCATCGATTACGCCACCATGGCCGTGACGGCGTCCCGGCTGGTCGGTTGA
- a CDS encoding class I SAM-dependent methyltransferase, with product MTERAASRTAVLVCQGRAVADGRLGIGRFSDPVAVDLLADSEREMVALVRSGVVPRSFGLRMEYELLSATAEVLAVRTIAIDDAIRAAANPQLVILGAGLDARAWRMPELSATTIFEVDHPASQAEKRDRLGDRRPVADIHFVPVDFAEDSMTAALATAGHDDSRPTTWIWEGVVPYLTPAQVAETLSALATRSAPASRLVLTYPTPNRTYNYGRKAMQLLLTLSGRPNPMAREPQRSSWTPDALATLLAAHGFTVTADRTLHSLADAADIEPAHRSLRADGHLLAADRTA from the coding sequence GTGACCGAGCGCGCAGCGAGCCGCACCGCCGTCCTGGTCTGTCAGGGCCGGGCCGTCGCGGACGGACGATTGGGAATCGGGCGATTCTCGGACCCCGTGGCGGTCGACCTCCTCGCCGACAGTGAACGCGAAATGGTCGCCCTCGTTCGATCGGGCGTGGTCCCGAGGTCCTTCGGCCTCCGCATGGAATACGAATTACTCTCCGCCACCGCCGAAGTCCTCGCGGTCCGCACCATCGCCATCGACGACGCGATCCGCGCTGCCGCCAACCCTCAGCTGGTCATCCTCGGCGCGGGCCTCGACGCCCGAGCCTGGCGCATGCCCGAGCTGTCGGCCACAACTATCTTCGAAGTCGATCACCCGGCCTCGCAAGCCGAGAAGCGCGACCGCCTGGGCGATCGCCGACCTGTGGCCGACATCCATTTCGTCCCGGTCGATTTCGCCGAAGACTCCATGACCGCAGCCCTCGCCACGGCCGGCCATGACGACTCCCGCCCCACCACCTGGATCTGGGAGGGCGTCGTCCCCTACCTGACCCCTGCCCAGGTAGCCGAAACCCTGTCGGCCCTCGCCACCCGCAGCGCCCCCGCCAGCCGCCTGGTCCTCACTTATCCCACCCCCAACCGCACCTACAACTACGGCCGCAAAGCCATGCAACTCCTGCTCACCCTCTCCGGCCGTCCCAACCCCATGGCCCGAGAACCCCAGCGCTCCAGCTGGACCCCTGACGCACTGGCCACCCTGCTCGCCGCCCACGGCTTCACCGTCACCGCCGACCGCACCCTGCACTCCCTGGCCGACGCAGCCGATATCGAACCGGCCCACCGCTCCCTCCGCGCCGACGGCCACCTCCTCGCCGCCGACCGCACCGCTTAG
- a CDS encoding ABC transporter permease, whose product MTETENRFAAGIFAPAPQPTTRAKMLAAQTRMELILLLRNGEQLLLTMFIPITLLIGLTLLPVSGLGEHRVDRVVPAVMMVAIMSTAFTGQAIAVGFDRRYGALKRLGATPLPRWGIVAGKCSAVLIVVVLQSILLGGIGFALGWRPSLSGLLLGAVVIGLGTATFAALGLLLGGTLKAEVVLALANILWFVMLGTASLVFMSDDLPHAVSVIARIIPSGALSECLDRAMRTSVDWYGLAVLAGWGGLAGWLATRFFKFD is encoded by the coding sequence GTGACCGAAACCGAGAACCGATTCGCGGCGGGCATCTTCGCCCCCGCGCCGCAGCCGACCACGCGCGCGAAGATGCTGGCGGCGCAGACCCGCATGGAACTGATCCTGTTGCTGCGCAACGGGGAACAGCTGCTGCTCACCATGTTCATTCCGATCACGCTGCTGATCGGGTTGACGCTGCTGCCGGTCAGCGGGCTGGGCGAGCATCGGGTGGATCGGGTCGTGCCCGCGGTGATGATGGTGGCGATCATGTCGACCGCGTTCACCGGGCAGGCCATCGCGGTCGGATTCGATCGGCGCTACGGGGCGTTGAAGCGGCTCGGGGCGACGCCGCTGCCACGGTGGGGCATCGTCGCGGGCAAATGCTCGGCGGTGCTGATCGTGGTGGTGTTGCAGTCGATTCTGCTGGGCGGCATCGGGTTCGCGCTGGGCTGGCGGCCCTCGCTGAGCGGGCTGCTGCTGGGCGCGGTGGTGATCGGGCTCGGGACCGCAACCTTCGCGGCGCTCGGGCTGCTGCTGGGCGGGACGCTCAAGGCCGAAGTGGTGCTGGCGCTGGCCAACATCCTGTGGTTCGTCATGCTGGGGACCGCGAGCCTGGTGTTCATGTCCGACGATCTGCCGCACGCGGTGAGCGTGATCGCGCGGATCATTCCCTCCGGGGCGCTCTCCGAGTGTCTGGATCGGGCGATGCGCACCAGCGTCGACTGGTACGGGCTGGCGGTGCTGGCCGGCTGGGGTGGCCTGGCGGGGTGGCTGGCCACCCGGTTCTTCAAGTTCGATTGA
- a CDS encoding oxygenase MpaB family protein produces MSLDMSLTPAAEPPPAPACPTAFRYWEGRNTRAAKRFERLVTALVGSGPFPTDAQASALCADLFTGDPVAERFVAEVMHGEAGPRAGRALLDTALASGLDAVPDAPAAMRELFAEFETRPDWVRPDLVEQGAAIWRRWGTMLFSFAGAETLEMYTEAAVATPLSLAGGYAGDSALRRFLETCRFWIDVSQPRALLTPGSDGRATAMKVRVMHVSVRARVAGHPEWDTQRWGLPISQTYQLLTLLGGSVTPALGLWALGYQTTPSEIRALLHFQRYLGHLLGVRVSWYPETIADALRVLAMTIVARSYDAGIHGAELIESYPAAFAPRPEQHGMQRLRAAYNYRINSVYAAMYMAPGTRRKYRMPPVFPWILLPVARFPLITAMEVARRNCPPFARLHERVMVRHRENWFRAQMLGREAKFDATGALRR; encoded by the coding sequence ATGTCACTGGACATGTCGTTGACACCCGCCGCCGAGCCCCCGCCCGCACCGGCCTGCCCCACCGCCTTCCGCTACTGGGAGGGCCGGAACACACGCGCCGCCAAGCGTTTCGAACGCCTCGTCACCGCGCTTGTCGGAAGCGGTCCGTTCCCCACCGACGCGCAGGCGAGCGCGCTGTGCGCGGACCTGTTCACCGGCGACCCGGTCGCCGAGCGATTCGTGGCCGAGGTGATGCACGGCGAGGCCGGGCCGCGCGCCGGTCGCGCCCTGCTCGACACCGCGCTCGCCTCGGGTCTGGACGCTGTTCCCGATGCCCCCGCCGCGATGCGAGAACTGTTCGCGGAGTTCGAGACTCGCCCCGACTGGGTGCGCCCGGACCTGGTGGAACAGGGTGCGGCGATCTGGCGGCGCTGGGGCACCATGCTGTTCAGCTTCGCCGGGGCCGAGACGCTGGAGATGTACACCGAGGCCGCCGTCGCGACCCCGCTCTCGCTGGCCGGTGGCTACGCCGGGGACAGCGCGCTGCGCCGATTCCTGGAAACCTGCCGCTTCTGGATCGACGTCTCCCAACCGCGTGCGCTGCTGACACCGGGCTCGGACGGCCGCGCCACCGCCATGAAGGTGCGGGTGATGCACGTGTCGGTGCGGGCACGCGTCGCCGGGCATCCGGAATGGGACACACAACGGTGGGGACTGCCCATCAGTCAGACCTATCAGCTGCTGACACTGCTCGGTGGCAGCGTCACGCCGGCCCTGGGCCTCTGGGCGCTCGGCTATCAGACCACGCCTTCGGAAATCCGTGCGCTGCTGCACTTTCAGCGCTACCTGGGCCACCTGCTCGGAGTGCGGGTCTCCTGGTATCCGGAGACCATCGCCGACGCGCTGCGGGTCCTGGCGATGACGATCGTCGCGAGGTCCTACGACGCCGGAATCCACGGCGCCGAACTCATCGAATCGTATCCCGCCGCCTTCGCCCCGCGACCCGAGCAGCACGGTATGCAACGACTGCGCGCGGCCTACAACTACCGGATCAACTCCGTGTATGCCGCGATGTACATGGCTCCCGGCACTCGCCGGAAGTACCGGATGCCGCCGGTGTTCCCGTGGATTCTCCTGCCCGTGGCCCGCTTTCCGCTGATCACCGCGATGGAGGTGGCCCGGCGCAACTGCCCGCCGTTCGCGCGGCTCCACGAGCGAGTCATGGTGCGGCATCGCGAGAACTGGTTCCGCGCCCAGATGCTCGGGCGGGAAGCGAAATTCGACGCCACCGGAGCGCTGCGGCGCTGA
- a CDS encoding N-acetylglucosamine-6-phosphate deacetylase has product MRTTLRGRVVTLTEVGDLADGVVSFDGPRLDYVGPAAGFGGELPPPAAEPPIILPGLIDVHCHGGGGFGFPETDAEGVAAAASYHRGRGTTTLIASLVSATETELRDRIKVLGVAVDEGLLAGIHLEGPFISEHRCGAHDPQRILPGDPALLERLIDYGGGRIVSVTVAPETANFDALADVLADANVILSLGHTVADYERSVHAMRRGWRVSITHLFNAMPELAHRDANFLTAAMAAAGRGDVIAEVIGDGVHLADGTVRMVFDTIGPANLALITDSMAAAGQPDGRYQLGSLDVVVHDGVSRIYDPDGEGAIAGGTATASEVLRRTVFQAGVDLTAAATAACATPARLLGRSGEIGALSTGMRADILIADHHLTPVTVYKDGALWNS; this is encoded by the coding sequence GTGAGGACCACCCTGCGCGGCCGGGTCGTCACCCTCACCGAGGTGGGCGACCTCGCCGACGGAGTGGTGTCGTTCGACGGACCGCGCCTCGACTACGTCGGCCCGGCAGCGGGATTCGGCGGCGAACTGCCGCCGCCGGCCGCCGAGCCGCCGATCATCCTGCCCGGTCTCATCGACGTGCACTGCCACGGCGGCGGCGGATTCGGGTTCCCCGAAACCGATGCCGAGGGCGTGGCCGCCGCCGCGAGCTACCACCGCGGGCGCGGCACCACCACACTGATCGCCTCGCTGGTCTCGGCGACCGAAACCGAACTGCGCGACCGCATCAAGGTGCTCGGCGTTGCCGTCGACGAGGGGCTGCTGGCGGGCATCCACCTGGAGGGTCCGTTCATCAGCGAGCACCGGTGCGGGGCCCACGACCCGCAGCGGATCCTGCCCGGCGACCCGGCACTGCTGGAACGTCTCATCGACTACGGCGGCGGACGCATCGTGTCGGTGACCGTGGCCCCGGAAACCGCGAACTTCGATGCCCTCGCCGACGTACTCGCCGACGCGAATGTGATTCTCTCCCTGGGACACACCGTCGCCGACTACGAGCGGTCCGTGCACGCCATGCGGCGCGGCTGGCGGGTATCGATCACCCACCTGTTCAATGCCATGCCCGAGCTGGCGCACCGCGACGCCAACTTCCTGACCGCCGCCATGGCCGCCGCCGGTCGCGGCGACGTGATCGCGGAGGTCATCGGCGACGGCGTGCACCTGGCCGACGGCACCGTCCGCATGGTCTTCGACACCATCGGCCCCGCCAACCTGGCCCTCATCACCGACTCGATGGCCGCCGCCGGGCAGCCGGACGGCCGCTACCAGCTCGGCAGCCTCGACGTGGTCGTGCACGACGGCGTCTCGCGCATCTACGACCCGGACGGCGAGGGCGCCATCGCGGGCGGCACCGCCACCGCATCGGAAGTGTTGCGCCGCACTGTTTTCCAGGCCGGGGTCGATCTGACCGCGGCCGCGACCGCCGCCTGCGCCACTCCGGCCAGGCTCCTCGGTCGGTCCGGCGAGATCGGCGCGCTGTCCACGGGGATGCGCGCCGACATCCTGATCGCCGACCACCATCTCACCCCCGTGACCGTGTACAAGGACGGAGCCCTATGGAACTCGTGA
- a CDS encoding heme A synthase: MLSRAFQRLADLLPMPSLRVQRLIAFLVILSQAGISVTGAVVRVTASGLGCPTWPQCFPGSFVPTAVAEVPVVHQVVEFSNRMLTFVVTLAAAAIVLAVTRARRRREVLIFAWLMPGGTVLQAVIGGITVRTGLLWWTVAVHLLASMLMVWLATLLWTKVSEPDDGVDTVQVPRPLRLLTGLSGLALTATLIAGTLVTGAGPHAGDKSVEKPVERLQVEIVTLVHLHGELLVAYLALLVGLACGLAAVGMNKTIRNRLILVIALVCAQALVGIVQYFTHVPAALVAFHVGGAAACTAATAALWAALRTREPLPTSAPAAVDTAAA, translated from the coding sequence GTGCTGTCTCGCGCCTTCCAGCGACTTGCCGACCTGCTCCCGATGCCTTCCCTGCGGGTGCAGCGACTCATCGCCTTCCTGGTCATCCTGTCCCAGGCCGGAATCTCGGTGACCGGCGCGGTCGTCCGTGTCACCGCCTCGGGCCTGGGCTGCCCCACCTGGCCGCAATGCTTCCCCGGCAGCTTCGTGCCGACCGCGGTGGCCGAAGTGCCGGTAGTGCATCAGGTCGTCGAATTCAGCAATCGCATGCTGACTTTCGTGGTGACGCTGGCCGCCGCGGCGATCGTGCTCGCGGTCACCCGGGCGCGGCGCCGGCGCGAGGTGCTGATCTTCGCCTGGCTGATGCCCGGCGGCACCGTGCTGCAGGCCGTGATCGGCGGAATCACCGTGCGCACCGGACTGCTGTGGTGGACCGTCGCGGTGCATCTGCTGGCGTCGATGCTGATGGTGTGGCTGGCGACGCTGCTGTGGACCAAGGTCAGCGAACCCGACGACGGTGTCGACACCGTGCAGGTTCCCCGACCGCTGCGGCTGCTCACCGGGTTGAGCGGGCTCGCGCTCACCGCCACGCTCATCGCGGGCACCCTGGTCACGGGTGCGGGTCCGCACGCCGGTGACAAGAGCGTGGAGAAGCCGGTCGAGCGGCTCCAGGTCGAGATCGTCACTCTCGTGCATCTGCACGGTGAGCTGCTGGTCGCCTACCTCGCTCTGCTGGTCGGGTTGGCCTGCGGTCTGGCCGCGGTCGGTATGAACAAGACCATCCGCAACCGTCTGATCCTGGTCATTGCGCTGGTCTGCGCGCAGGCGCTGGTCGGCATCGTCCAGTACTTCACCCATGTGCCCGCCGCGCTGGTCGCCTTCCATGTCGGTGGCGCGGCCGCCTGCACCGCGGCCACCGCCGCCTTGTGGGCCGCGCTGCGCACCCGCGAACCACTCCCCACCTCGGCTCCGGCGGCCGTGGACACCGCCGCCGCGTAG